A genomic region of Xiphophorus couchianus chromosome 9, X_couchianus-1.0, whole genome shotgun sequence contains the following coding sequences:
- the r3hdm4 gene encoding R3H domain-containing protein 4 gives MVVLTNDEEQDYILIEERKCVSLPCSPAKRVSPAKRKQYYINQAVRNSELTPRAKGKKSQRRQENTRYLANLLEKDECSKDDLEVCSNPALPSIFTEACTNGNYIEPWNDFMNCSGEEQERLLSLLEQEGTNRKNANQLLKDHRNVFPAFSAQECFHRIDRRLRTTLKRKQIPMGKLEVIEEDLLSFFSAEPHSVYTTILSSSFERLLLHAICQYMDLVSASIDYNGSRQTEVMNKQDEFLPPGLLLSAYLEKMS, from the exons ATGGTCGTTTTGACAAATGACGAAGAACAGGATTACAT CCTGATAGAGGAGCGCAAATGCGTCTCGCTGCCCTGCTCGCCTGCTAAGCGAGTTTCTCCAGCCAAAAGGAAGCAGTATTACATCAATCAAGCCGTCCGCAACTCTGAACTCACTCCGCGCGCCAAAGGCAAAAAGAGCCAACGCCGACAGGAGAACA CTCGTTATCTTGCCAATCTCCTGGAGAAGGACGAATGCTCCAAAGACGACCTGGAGGTTTGCAGCAACCCGGCCCTCCCGTCCATCTTTACTGAGGCCTGTACCAATGGAAACTACATAGAG CCGTGGAATGACTTCATGAATTGCTCCGGTGAGGAACAGGAGCGGCTGCTTTCTCTCCTGGAGCAGGAGGGAACCAATAGGAAAAATGCCAATCAACTTCTCAAAGACCACAGGAATG TATTTCCTGCCTTTTCTGCTCAGGAGTGCTTCCACAGAATCGATCGGCGGCTTCGAACGACTCTGAAACGGAAGCAAATACCCATG GGAAAGCTGGAAGTGATCGAGGAAGACCTTCTCAGCTTCTTCAGCGCTGAACCTCACTCAGTTTACACAACCATCCTCAGTAGCAG TTTTGAGAGGCTGCTTCTTCATGCCATCTGCCAGTACATGGACCTCGTCTCTGCAA GCATCGACTACAACGGCTCACGTCAGACTGAAGTGATGAACAAACAAGACGAGTTTCTTCCTCCTGGACTTTTACTGTCTGCCTACCTGGAGAAGATGAGCTGa